In Primulina huaijiensis isolate GDHJ02 unplaced genomic scaffold, ASM1229523v2 scaffold27947, whole genome shotgun sequence, one DNA window encodes the following:
- the LOC140967747 gene encoding plasmodesmata-located protein 7 codes for MEKTTARQILQFLKISLHVVFLFFFIFIFIFPAHSSLDTFLYGGCSQIKYEPNSPYQSNVNSLLTSLVNSATYSSYNKYTIMGSSSQDVVYGLYQCRADLAMPDCATCVAQAATKLGPLCPQTCGGAIQLEGCFLKYDNASFIGVEDKTVAMKKCGPSNGYSADEMSHRDAMLASLNGAGGAYRVGGSEDVEGVAQCVGDLSTGQCQDCVSEAIRRLKSECGGAVFGDMFLAKCYARYSTSAAQIYANQHHESSDHSESEKTFAIIIGLLAVVALLIIFLTFLRRLSGGKGK; via the exons AAAAATTTCCCTCCATGTcgtcttcctcttcttcttcatcttcatcttcatatTCCCTGCACATTCGTCTCTCGACACGTTCCTCTACGGCGGCTGCTCACAGATAAAATATGAACCCAACTCCCCCTATCAATCAAATGTCAATTCACTCCTCACATCCCTCGTGAATTCAGCCACTTACTCTTCCTACAATAAGTACACAATAATGGGCTCAAGCTCACAAGACGTAGTTTACGGGCTATACCAATGCCGGGCTGATTTAGCCATGCCGGACTGCGCCACCTGTGTGGCTCAAGCCGCGACGAAGCTCGGCCCGCTATGCCCCCAGACATGCGGCGGCGCCATACAGCTGGAAGGCTGCTTCTTGAAATACGACAACGCTTCGTTCATCGGGGTGGAGGACAAGACCGTGGCGATGAAGAAATGCGGGCCGTCCAATGGTTACAGCGCAGATGAGATGAGCCACCGCGATGCCATGCTGGCGAGTTTGAATGGGGCCGGAGGCGCGTACAGGGTCGGGGGTTCCGAGGACGTCGAAGGGGTGGCGCAATGTGTGGGAGACTTAAGCACGGGGCAGTGCCAGGATTGCGTCTCTGAGGCGATACGGCGGCTGAAGTCCGAGTGCGGTGGCGCTGTGTTTGGGGATATGTTCTTGGCCAAGTGTTATGCGAGGTATTCCACAAGTGCTGCTCAAATATACGCAAATCAGCATCACG AGTCATCTGATCACAGCGAGTCGGAGAAGACATTTGCAATCATCATTGGATTATTGGCCGTAGTCGCCTTGCTCATCATCTTTCTCACCTTTCTTAGAAGGTTGTCCGGTGGAAAAG gtaaataa